One Candidatus Margulisiibacteriota bacterium DNA segment encodes these proteins:
- a CDS encoding chitooligosaccharide deacetylase produces the protein MKKYIVWGILIVLISCLGGLGGSLLSDKLQLSNKSRPKVHGKLDNFYLKPSDNHWTSYVDNNLPYIIQHGDLNKRNIAITFDDGPQYDSTEAILTILRDFQIKATFFVVGSQAEKYPYLLKQMFDDGHEIGNHTFSHQRLTDLSREKAIQELENTRTVIFNQTGFIPYLFRPPGGKFDAETIEIAKELNYTTVLWTNNSGDWQALSSNKLSKRVIDNTFPGTIILMHNSDSSSTLSALPTIIRTLKRRGFAFVTVSQLYSQQNNKSQPVMRTRTSDYSSARRPMNNI, from the coding sequence ATGAAAAAATATATTGTCTGGGGAATATTAATTGTGCTCATCTCCTGTTTAGGTGGATTGGGCGGCTCTTTACTTTCTGATAAACTCCAGCTATCTAATAAATCAAGACCCAAAGTGCACGGCAAACTCGATAATTTCTACTTAAAGCCCAGCGATAATCATTGGACCAGTTACGTCGATAATAACCTGCCGTACATTATTCAGCATGGAGACCTTAATAAAAGGAACATTGCGATTACTTTTGATGACGGGCCACAATATGACAGCACTGAAGCCATTCTCACCATACTCAGAGACTTTCAAATAAAGGCAACTTTCTTTGTGGTTGGCTCGCAAGCAGAGAAATATCCATACCTTCTCAAACAAATGTTCGATGACGGACATGAGATTGGAAACCATACCTTTTCGCATCAACGGCTTACTGATCTCTCAAGGGAAAAGGCTATTCAAGAGTTAGAAAATACGCGAACAGTAATATTTAATCAAACCGGGTTCATTCCCTATTTGTTCCGACCTCCGGGAGGAAAGTTTGATGCAGAAACAATAGAAATAGCCAAAGAGCTTAATTATACAACTGTCCTCTGGACAAATAACTCCGGAGACTGGCAGGCATTATCTTCCAATAAGCTCAGTAAACGAGTAATTGATAATACCTTCCCGGGAACAATAATTCTCATGCATAACTCCGATAGTTCCTCAACATTATCCGCATTGCCAACTATCATTAGAACACTTAAGCGAAGAGGTTTTGCATTCGTAACTGTCAGCCAGCTATATTCTCAACAAAACAATAAATCGCAACCCGTTATGAGAACAAGAACCTCTGATTACTCTTCTGCCCGTCGGCCTATGAACAACATATAA
- the dprA gene encoding DNA-protecting protein DprA — MENAVQLANTLYILLKVKGFTINVFRKLVERDFNFLSFLDKNNQEYLKQFNIPEFIGEQFKLFDSGKVYDYFEKLDNEGIRVVSYFDQKYPAKLKNIYDPPALLYVQGKDLDFAIPSIAVVGTRKCSSYGMKVTMDLTSQLVSQGIMIISGMAEGIDTCAHRATLNGQGKTIAVLGGGFNHIYPRTNVGLFEEIIDSGMVISEYEPDIEPRRMFFPLRNRIVTGLSDGVMIVEGDIKSGAMISAYLAMDQGKEVFAVPGDITSDISKGPHKLIKEGAKLVSSVEDILEEQPFVRQQSLFSLENIETSQPEKELNYGTLNEIQVKIVKLLSGVPTGIDSIVETTRLSSSEIIAALLELEIIGRIKQHPGKLFTLNRK; from the coding sequence ATGGAAAACGCAGTGCAATTAGCTAATACTCTTTATATCCTTCTCAAAGTAAAAGGTTTTACGATTAACGTTTTCAGGAAGCTTGTCGAGCGTGATTTCAATTTTCTCTCTTTTTTAGATAAAAATAACCAGGAATATCTCAAACAATTCAACATTCCTGAGTTTATTGGTGAACAATTCAAGCTTTTTGATTCCGGCAAAGTCTATGATTACTTTGAGAAGCTGGACAATGAAGGAATAAGGGTCGTTAGTTACTTCGATCAGAAATATCCTGCCAAACTAAAGAATATATACGACCCTCCGGCATTATTATATGTCCAAGGTAAGGACCTCGATTTCGCGATCCCCTCAATTGCCGTTGTAGGAACCAGAAAATGCAGTAGTTACGGTATGAAAGTGACCATGGATCTGACCTCGCAGTTGGTAAGTCAAGGTATTATGATTATTAGCGGTATGGCTGAAGGTATTGATACGTGTGCCCATCGTGCAACCCTGAACGGACAGGGGAAAACGATCGCTGTTCTTGGCGGCGGTTTTAATCATATTTACCCGAGAACAAATGTTGGCCTTTTTGAGGAAATAATTGATAGTGGTATGGTTATATCGGAATATGAGCCGGATATAGAACCCCGGCGAATGTTTTTTCCTCTGCGCAACCGGATTGTGACAGGGTTGTCTGACGGGGTAATGATTGTTGAAGGCGATATAAAGAGCGGTGCAATGATATCGGCATATCTTGCCATGGACCAGGGGAAAGAGGTTTTTGCTGTTCCTGGCGATATAACTTCTGATATCAGCAAAGGACCGCATAAGTTAATAAAAGAAGGGGCTAAGCTCGTGAGTTCCGTTGAAGATATTCTTGAAGAGCAGCCATTTGTGAGGCAGCAGTCGTTATTCTCTTTGGAGAATATAGAAACTAGTCAGCCCGAAAAAGAATTAAATTATGGTACCTTAAACGAGATCCAGGTTAAAATCGTTAAATTGCTCTCAGGCGTACCAACCGGTATTGATAGTATTGTCGAAACTACCCGACTATCATCGTCCGAAATTATAGCTGCTTTGTTAGAATTAGAGATTATTGGACGTATTAAGCAGCATCCCGGAAAATTGTTTACCTTAAACCGGAAATGA
- a CDS encoding 1-deoxy-D-xylulose-5-phosphate reductoisomerase: MKNIVILGSTGSIGTQSLEVVTHHPDKFNVVGLAAGSNAKLLLMQARQFNPEYICIQDRDQVDYLRQQLTGTTIKVLCGDEGLLTLVALPDAELVLVAIVGVRALLPTVSAIDAGKDIALASKEILVAAGHLVMERARKKGVRIVPVDSEHAAILQCLQGNDSKSVESITLTASGGPFFGLTKEELKSKKLCDALNHPNWDMGKKITVDSATLINKGLEVIEAHWLFGIDYDNINVVIHRESIIHSMVTYNDGSVIAQLGVPSMCLPIQYALSFPERLLSSWPRVDLVKLRALSFYEPDYEAFPCLKMAYEAGNQGGSAPTVLNGANEEAVKLFLQEKIGFLEIPRIISLMLEKHAYNPNPSLEDIVAIDKETREKVNEISHGKRSAIS, translated from the coding sequence ATGAAAAATATAGTAATTTTAGGCTCGACCGGCTCTATTGGAACACAATCTTTGGAAGTTGTTACGCATCATCCTGATAAATTTAACGTTGTTGGGCTTGCTGCGGGTTCTAATGCAAAGTTGCTGCTCATGCAAGCAAGACAGTTTAATCCCGAATATATTTGTATCCAGGATAGAGACCAAGTGGATTATCTTCGCCAGCAATTAACCGGGACCACGATTAAGGTCCTTTGCGGCGACGAGGGCTTATTAACGCTAGTTGCGTTGCCAGATGCTGAATTGGTTCTCGTGGCAATTGTTGGTGTGAGAGCGCTTCTCCCTACTGTGAGTGCAATAGATGCCGGCAAGGATATTGCTTTGGCAAGCAAAGAGATACTGGTAGCAGCGGGCCACCTTGTCATGGAAAGAGCCAGAAAAAAGGGAGTCCGCATAGTGCCTGTTGATAGCGAGCACGCGGCAATATTGCAATGCCTGCAAGGAAATGATTCCAAGTCGGTAGAATCAATCACGTTAACTGCTTCAGGCGGTCCCTTTTTTGGACTGACAAAAGAAGAGCTTAAATCAAAAAAGCTTTGTGATGCCCTGAACCATCCGAATTGGGATATGGGAAAAAAGATAACCGTAGATTCGGCGACGCTGATCAATAAAGGATTGGAAGTCATTGAAGCGCACTGGTTGTTTGGTATTGATTATGACAATATTAATGTGGTGATCCATAGAGAGAGCATCATCCACTCAATGGTGACCTATAATGATGGCTCGGTAATTGCGCAGCTTGGTGTGCCGTCAATGTGTCTCCCTATACAGTACGCGCTTTCATTTCCGGAGCGGTTATTATCTTCCTGGCCGCGAGTCGATCTTGTTAAACTTAGGGCACTCAGTTTTTATGAACCGGATTATGAAGCATTTCCTTGCTTAAAAATGGCATACGAGGCTGGTAATCAGGGAGGTTCTGCGCCTACGGTCCTGAACGGGGCAAATGAGGAAGCGGTCAAATTATTTCTACAAGAAAAAATAGGCTTTTTAGAAATTCCCCGGATTATCTCCTTAATGTTAGAGAAACATGCCTATAATCCTAATCCGTCACTGGAAGATATCGTTGCTATCGATAAAGAAACACGAGAAAAGGTAAATGAAATAAGTCATGGAAAACGCAGTGCAATTAGCTAA